Proteins encoded together in one Acidobacteriota bacterium window:
- a CDS encoding carbon-nitrogen hydrolase family protein — protein MKKIAKVAAAQVAPVYLDLEASVAKACDTIATAGKQGAELIVFPETFLPGYPYFVITHDPTETTPFLMRLRENAVQIPSPATEQLCKAARDAGCIVAMGINELDGGTLYNSQLLIDETGEILGVRRKLVPTNHERMVWGRGDGSDLRTFPSRLGILGALICYEHGNALFCYAMQAQHEVIHISMWPGGMGGLLDIIDASTRHYGFEGQSFGVTATSILTDDILKALGSGGSVSKFQAGGGRSMIVDPRGKVLAEAPPDEETILYADLNFDDIAKAKMVVDSCGHYSRPDVLSLQIDTRKKRPLHITGDPD, from the coding sequence GTGAAGAAGATAGCGAAAGTCGCAGCGGCCCAGGTAGCCCCTGTCTACCTGGACCTCGAAGCATCCGTCGCCAAGGCGTGCGACACCATTGCGACGGCGGGCAAACAGGGCGCGGAGCTGATCGTGTTCCCGGAGACGTTTCTCCCCGGTTACCCGTACTTCGTGATCACCCATGATCCGACCGAGACCACGCCCTTCCTGATGCGGCTTCGCGAGAACGCCGTGCAGATTCCGTCGCCTGCAACGGAACAGCTGTGCAAGGCCGCTCGGGACGCCGGCTGTATCGTCGCGATGGGGATCAACGAACTCGACGGTGGAACCCTTTACAACTCTCAGCTGTTGATCGACGAGACCGGAGAGATCCTCGGAGTCCGACGCAAGTTGGTGCCGACCAACCACGAGCGGATGGTCTGGGGGCGGGGAGACGGCTCGGACCTGCGGACATTCCCAAGTCGATTGGGGATCCTGGGGGCGCTGATCTGCTACGAACACGGCAACGCGTTGTTCTGCTATGCCATGCAGGCGCAACACGAGGTCATTCACATCTCCATGTGGCCCGGTGGCATGGGCGGTCTGCTCGATATCATCGATGCGTCCACCCGACACTACGGATTCGAGGGACAGAGTTTCGGCGTGACCGCGACCTCCATCCTGACCGACGACATCCTCAAGGCGCTTGGCAGCGGGGGGAGTGTCTCCAAGTTTCAGGCTGGCGGTGGCCGTTCGATGATCGTCGATCCACGCGGGAAGGTCCTGGCGGAAGCACCGCCGGACGAAGAGACGATTCTCTACGCCGACCTGAACTTCGACGACATCGCCAAGGCCAAGATGGTCGTCGACAGTTGCGGCCACTACAGCCGTCCGGATGTCCTCTCATTGCAGATTGACACGAGGAAGAAGCGACCGCTCCACATCACCGGCGACCCGGACTAG
- a CDS encoding AraC family transcriptional regulator — protein sequence MDTFGGLLDGPRAHGAFALRTVMASPWSLRILAESPLTVLAMVKGHAWVVPDDGDPVRLDAGDVAVTRAPDHYNVADDPATPTTVVIHPGQRCCNPEGESVEEEMMLGVRTWGNDPEGSTLMLVGAYESKGDISDRLQRALPPVLSLSNDQWDSPLVSLLCEEMAKDQPGQAAVLDRLIDLLLIAVLRAWFTRPEAEAPKWYRSQADPIVGKALTILHRDPAHPWTVAKLAEETGVSRAALARRFQDVVGESPMKFLTEWRLALAADLLCEPDATVGTVAEKVGYSSPFALSAAFKRVRGVSPQEHRARGMSPD from the coding sequence CCTCGCGCCCATGGTGCGTTTGCACTCCGGACGGTGATGGCTTCACCGTGGTCGTTGCGGATACTTGCGGAGTCTCCGCTGACCGTACTGGCGATGGTGAAGGGTCATGCGTGGGTCGTTCCCGACGACGGCGACCCCGTCAGGCTCGATGCGGGGGATGTTGCAGTGACCCGCGCACCGGATCACTACAACGTGGCGGACGATCCGGCCACGCCGACGACCGTCGTGATCCACCCCGGCCAACGTTGCTGCAATCCGGAAGGCGAGTCGGTAGAGGAAGAGATGATGCTAGGTGTGAGAACCTGGGGTAACGACCCCGAAGGTTCCACGCTGATGCTCGTCGGCGCCTACGAGTCCAAAGGCGATATCAGCGATCGGTTGCAGCGTGCACTACCACCGGTGCTGTCGTTGTCTAACGATCAATGGGACTCGCCGCTGGTTTCACTACTCTGCGAAGAGATGGCCAAGGACCAGCCGGGACAGGCGGCCGTGCTCGATCGGTTGATCGACCTCTTGCTGATCGCCGTGCTGCGCGCCTGGTTCACTCGACCCGAGGCGGAGGCGCCAAAATGGTACCGCTCCCAGGCAGACCCGATCGTCGGAAAAGCGTTGACGATCCTGCATCGGGATCCGGCACATCCGTGGACGGTGGCCAAGCTCGCGGAGGAGACAGGTGTCTCCCGTGCGGCGCTGGCCCGACGATTTCAGGATGTGGTGGGTGAGTCACCGATGAAGTTCCTCACCGAATGGCGTCTTGCGCTGGCCGCGGACCTGTTGTGTGAGCCGGACGCGACCGTCGGGACCGTGGCCGAGAAGGTCGGCTACAGCAGCCCGTTCGCGCTCAGCGCAGCATTCAAACGAGTGCGAGGCGTTAGTCCGCAAGAGCACAGGGCCCGCGGCATGTCTCCGGACTGA
- the katG gene encoding catalase/peroxidase HPI, translating to MSDESKCPVMGGSNRQMATGSSRNQQWWPNQLNLKTLNQNPPQSDPMGETFSYAEEFKTLDLDALKNDIEKVMTTSQNWWPADYGHYGPLFIRLAWHSAGTYRIQDGRGGAASGTIRFAPLNSWPDNVSLDKARRLLWPVKQKYGRKLSWADLMVFVGNCALESMGFKTLGFAGGREDVWEPEEDIYWGSEGEWLADERYTGDRELENPLGAVQMGLIYVNPEGPNGTPSALAAAKDIRETFARMAMNDEETVALIAGGHTFGKAHGAADPGEHVGPEPEGASIEEQGFGWKNSYGSGKGADTITSGLEGAWTTEPAKWDNNYFENLFGYDWDIVKSPAGAQQWVPTDPAASKTVPDAHDPKKKHAPIMFTTDLALRMDPAYAPISKRFHKNPDQFADAFAKAWYKLTHRDIGPRSRCLGSMVPAEPQLWQDPVPEVTHKLIGEKDIAALKGKILDSGLPVAQLVSTAWASAVTFRGTDNRGGANGARIRLAPQKDWDVNSPAELREILPALEKIQSEFNDAQSGGKRVSLADVIVLGGCAAVEQAAKAAGNDVQVGFSPGRTDASQEQTDVDSVAVLEPRADGFRNYFGKGLRGTAPELLLDRAQMLNLTAPEMTVLVGGMRALNANTGRSQEGVFTQRPETLTNDFFVNLLDMNTQWDVSPKCEHVFEGRDRESNDLKWTGTAVDLVFGSNSQLRAIAEAYACDDSQQPFVRDFVAAWEKVMNLDRFDLA from the coding sequence ATGAGCGATGAATCCAAGTGCCCCGTGATGGGCGGATCGAACAGGCAGATGGCGACCGGCAGCTCGCGAAACCAACAGTGGTGGCCGAATCAACTGAACCTGAAAACCCTCAACCAGAACCCTCCTCAGTCCGACCCCATGGGTGAGACGTTCAGTTACGCCGAGGAGTTCAAGACCCTCGACCTTGACGCCCTTAAGAATGATATCGAAAAGGTGATGACCACGTCGCAGAACTGGTGGCCCGCCGACTACGGTCACTACGGGCCGCTCTTCATTCGCCTAGCCTGGCACAGCGCGGGGACCTATCGCATTCAAGACGGCCGTGGCGGTGCCGCCTCCGGTACCATCCGATTTGCGCCGCTCAACAGCTGGCCCGACAACGTAAGCCTCGACAAGGCGCGTCGACTGCTCTGGCCGGTCAAGCAGAAGTACGGCCGCAAACTATCGTGGGCCGACCTGATGGTGTTCGTCGGGAATTGCGCCCTCGAGTCGATGGGATTCAAGACCCTCGGTTTCGCCGGCGGTCGCGAGGATGTCTGGGAGCCGGAAGAGGACATCTACTGGGGGTCCGAGGGGGAGTGGCTCGCCGACGAACGCTACACCGGCGATCGAGAACTGGAGAATCCTCTCGGCGCCGTTCAGATGGGTCTGATCTATGTGAACCCGGAGGGGCCGAACGGCACTCCCAGTGCACTCGCAGCGGCCAAGGACATTAGAGAGACCTTCGCTCGCATGGCGATGAACGATGAAGAGACGGTTGCGCTGATTGCGGGCGGACACACGTTCGGCAAGGCCCACGGTGCGGCCGATCCGGGTGAACACGTCGGTCCCGAACCGGAAGGCGCAAGCATCGAGGAGCAGGGCTTCGGCTGGAAGAACAGCTATGGCAGTGGCAAGGGTGCCGATACGATTACCAGCGGGTTGGAAGGCGCATGGACCACCGAGCCGGCGAAGTGGGACAACAACTACTTTGAAAACCTCTTCGGTTACGACTGGGATATCGTGAAGAGTCCGGCCGGCGCACAGCAGTGGGTACCGACCGATCCGGCGGCATCGAAGACGGTGCCGGATGCTCACGACCCGAAGAAGAAGCACGCCCCGATCATGTTCACGACGGACCTCGCGCTGCGGATGGACCCGGCCTACGCGCCGATCTCCAAACGCTTCCACAAGAACCCGGACCAGTTTGCCGACGCCTTCGCGAAAGCCTGGTACAAGCTGACGCACCGCGACATCGGGCCGCGCTCGCGCTGCCTCGGCTCCATGGTTCCTGCAGAGCCGCAGCTGTGGCAAGACCCCGTCCCCGAGGTCACCCATAAATTGATCGGAGAGAAGGACATCGCCGCCCTCAAGGGCAAGATCCTCGACTCGGGGCTGCCGGTGGCGCAGCTGGTCTCGACCGCCTGGGCGTCGGCGGTGACGTTCCGCGGCACCGACAACCGCGGTGGCGCCAACGGTGCGCGTATCCGGCTCGCACCGCAGAAGGACTGGGACGTCAACAGTCCGGCCGAGCTGCGCGAGATCCTACCGGCACTTGAGAAGATCCAGTCTGAGTTCAACGACGCGCAGTCCGGTGGCAAGCGGGTTTCGCTGGCCGACGTGATCGTCCTTGGCGGATGCGCGGCGGTTGAACAGGCGGCAAAGGCCGCCGGAAACGACGTGCAGGTTGGCTTCTCGCCGGGACGCACGGATGCGTCGCAAGAGCAGACCGACGTGGACTCGGTTGCCGTGCTCGAACCCAGAGCAGACGGATTCCGCAACTACTTCGGAAAAGGACTCCGGGGAACGGCGCCGGAGTTGTTGCTGGATCGGGCGCAGATGCTGAACCTGACGGCTCCGGAGATGACGGTGCTCGTCGGCGGCATGCGTGCGCTGAACGCAAACACCGGTCGGTCCCAGGAAGGTGTCTTCACCCAACGCCCCGAGACGCTGACCAACGACTTCTTCGTGAACCTGCTCGACATGAACACCCAGTGGGACGTGTCCCCCAAGTGTGAGCATGTTTTTGAGGGACGCGATCGCGAGTCTAACGATCTGAAGTGGACCGGCACCGCCGTGGATCTCGTCTTCGGTTCCAACTCTCAGCTCCGTGCCATCGCGGAGGCCTACGCGTGTGACGATTCGCAGCAGCCCTTCGTGCGCGACTTCGTGGCCGCGTGGGAAAAAGTGATGAACCTGGATCGCTTCGACCTGGCCTGA
- a CDS encoding fatty acid desaturase: MSETKRGTPPVERAWQKAVAKHRKPVMRSSVWQLVNSLAPYLALWGLMIWTLNISYWITLAIGVVASGFLVRIFIIFHDCGHGSFFKSRRANRVTEFITGVLTFTPYRQWRHDHALHHANAGDLDRRGPGDIWTLTVREYLGAPLWKRLSYRVVRNPFVLLVVAPLFVFVVQYRFPSRAGGKRERIGVFWTDCAMLAIVALMSLTIGFKAYVLIQLPVIMLAGTAGVWLFYVQHQFEDVQWKRGQEWDYEEAAFSGSSYYELPRILQWFTGNIGFHHIHHLSPAIPNYRLERCHRENPMFQKVPTVTLWSSLKSLSIHLWDEKGQELIGFGQLKAIRRDPQRHSLSTSSKRSP, from the coding sequence ATGTCAGAGACAAAACGCGGGACGCCCCCCGTGGAGCGCGCGTGGCAGAAGGCGGTCGCTAAACATCGCAAACCGGTCATGCGAAGCAGTGTCTGGCAACTCGTCAACAGCCTGGCCCCGTACCTGGCTCTCTGGGGTCTCATGATCTGGACGCTGAACATCTCTTACTGGATCACCCTCGCGATCGGCGTCGTTGCCTCCGGGTTCCTGGTTCGCATCTTTATCATCTTTCACGATTGTGGCCACGGCTCGTTCTTCAAATCGAGACGCGCAAATCGCGTGACCGAATTCATCACGGGTGTACTGACGTTCACGCCGTACCGCCAGTGGCGGCACGACCATGCTCTGCACCACGCAAACGCCGGCGATCTGGATCGTCGCGGCCCGGGCGATATCTGGACGCTGACGGTCCGGGAGTACCTCGGGGCTCCACTCTGGAAACGTCTGTCGTACCGCGTCGTGCGCAATCCTTTCGTGTTGCTCGTGGTCGCACCGCTGTTCGTCTTCGTGGTCCAGTACAGATTTCCGTCTCGTGCCGGGGGTAAGCGAGAGCGTATTGGCGTCTTCTGGACCGACTGCGCGATGCTGGCGATCGTCGCCCTGATGAGTTTGACCATCGGGTTCAAGGCCTACGTCCTGATTCAACTCCCCGTGATCATGTTAGCGGGGACCGCGGGAGTCTGGCTGTTCTACGTGCAGCACCAGTTCGAGGACGTCCAGTGGAAGAGAGGTCAGGAATGGGACTATGAAGAAGCGGCCTTTAGCGGCAGCTCTTACTACGAATTACCACGGATCTTGCAGTGGTTCACCGGGAATATCGGATTCCACCACATCCATCACCTGAGCCCGGCCATTCCCAACTACCGCCTGGAGAGGTGCCACCGAGAGAATCCGATGTTTCAGAAAGTCCCAACTGTCACGCTGTGGTCAAGCCTGAAGTCGTTGTCGATTCACCTTTGGGATGAAAAGGGACAAGAGCTAATTGGTTTCGGTCAACTCAAGGCCATCCGCCGCGACCCGCAGCGTCACAGTCTCTCGACAAGTTCGAAGAGGTCTCCGTAG
- a CDS encoding MopE-related protein, with amino-acid sequence MRRSANSWLVVAIVALSVCLGFGPHCLAEKSSRAELRRNTLLTGTIRVVQEDDFAADRTLKVHYLDESSTGKTYRLDFSGGDEPRLATGDAVAIRGAIHRDWVAVDMRDSRSVTMSTTNTSFSMTGSRSVLIMMVDFQDAVVSCSDGDVADTMFDGTQSVDGLFQETSFGSVSFERDFDGDSNPDIVRVTISALTTDACNSTGWANDADAEAFLLGFNPADYQHKIYVLPNASPCGWAGRGTVACSSGCRVWVRYCSFPDIYAHELGHNLGMSHSSTDLDNDGVIDCTYCDTSDIMGYSGAGWRQVNAPHKTEMGWLPGGQIVDLTPAAAATHVLSPLETDPLAAAYPQTYRIVHPVADNYFISYRRPLGYDATLNSAYSEKTNIHVSRNDGSGLSRFIVALADGESFVDGYGLSVTQVSHDTLSATLLIEDTGQACNDQDSDGYGSPGSSACSAGAALDCDDQDATINPAATEICDGVDNDCDGSTDVGAADATTWFADADDDGYGDSGNPLAACVQPGGYVIDANDCDDTWWMVSPARYECHNGVDDDCDGQVDEGTIGESGGVYWAIPCPVTRESSLQ; translated from the coding sequence ATGCGCCGTTCGGCTAACAGTTGGCTTGTCGTCGCGATCGTCGCGTTGAGTGTCTGCTTGGGCTTTGGGCCGCATTGCCTGGCGGAGAAATCGTCGCGAGCGGAGTTGCGGCGGAATACTCTGCTGACAGGCACGATACGCGTTGTCCAGGAAGATGATTTCGCTGCGGACCGCACCTTGAAGGTGCATTACCTCGACGAGTCTTCGACCGGAAAGACCTATCGTCTGGATTTTTCAGGCGGGGACGAGCCTCGCCTGGCCACCGGTGACGCGGTCGCGATTCGAGGCGCCATCCATCGCGACTGGGTTGCTGTCGATATGCGCGACTCCAGAAGCGTCACGATGAGCACGACCAACACTTCCTTCAGCATGACAGGCTCCAGGTCTGTCCTGATCATGATGGTTGATTTTCAAGACGCCGTGGTCAGTTGTAGCGACGGCGACGTCGCGGACACGATGTTCGACGGAACGCAGTCTGTAGACGGTCTATTTCAGGAAACCTCCTTTGGCTCCGTTTCGTTCGAACGAGACTTCGATGGCGACTCCAATCCGGACATCGTGCGTGTGACGATCAGCGCTCTGACGACGGATGCCTGCAACTCAACCGGCTGGGCCAACGACGCAGATGCCGAGGCCTTTCTGCTCGGTTTCAACCCGGCCGACTACCAGCACAAGATCTACGTCTTGCCGAACGCGTCACCCTGTGGTTGGGCCGGTCGCGGCACGGTTGCCTGCTCGAGTGGCTGCCGGGTTTGGGTTCGGTATTGTTCGTTCCCGGATATCTACGCTCACGAGCTTGGACACAATCTTGGGATGAGTCACAGTTCGACGGATCTTGACAACGATGGTGTGATCGACTGCACCTACTGCGACACCTCGGACATCATGGGTTACAGCGGAGCGGGTTGGCGCCAGGTCAACGCGCCCCACAAGACGGAAATGGGATGGTTGCCCGGAGGGCAGATCGTCGACCTGACACCCGCCGCCGCGGCGACCCACGTACTCTCTCCTCTCGAGACGGATCCGCTGGCGGCTGCCTATCCACAGACGTACAGGATCGTGCATCCCGTGGCCGACAACTATTTCATCTCGTACCGACGGCCTCTGGGCTACGACGCAACGTTAAATTCGGCGTATTCCGAGAAGACCAACATCCACGTTTCCAGGAACGATGGAAGCGGGCTTTCACGCTTCATCGTCGCGCTGGCCGATGGCGAATCGTTTGTCGACGGGTACGGACTCAGCGTGACACAGGTGTCTCACGACACTCTTTCCGCGACGTTACTCATCGAGGACACCGGTCAAGCCTGTAACGACCAGGATTCCGATGGCTATGGCTCACCGGGAAGCTCGGCCTGCAGTGCTGGCGCCGCACTCGATTGCGATGACCAGGATGCCACCATCAACCCGGCTGCGACGGAAATCTGCGATGGCGTCGACAATGATTGCGATGGATCGACGGATGTTGGAGCTGCGGACGCCACAACGTGGTTTGCCGATGCCGATGACGATGGTTACGGCGACAGTGGCAACCCGCTGGCGGCGTGTGTCCAACCTGGCGGGTACGTGATCGATGCCAACGATTGCGACGACACCTGGTGGATGGTCAGCCCCGCGCGATATGAGTGCCACAACGGCGTCGATGACGATTGCGACGGGCAGGTTGATGAAGGGACGATCGGCGAGAGCGGCGGCGTCTACTGGGCGATTCCTTGCCCCGTGACCCGGGAATCCTCCCTGCAGTAA
- a CDS encoding GntR family transcriptional regulator has protein sequence MILVVDPHSGIPVYRQLVEQIRFHVASGLLKPGEAVPSTRALSAKLGVNPMTISKAFGLLEEAGVLERRPGRPHVVPERQGKAVRETRVDQLEHALRPVVTKTRQLSLDPDTAVTVFRRLLEDQQDDER, from the coding sequence ATGATCCTGGTCGTCGACCCACACAGCGGAATTCCGGTCTACCGGCAGCTGGTCGAGCAGATCCGTTTTCACGTGGCCAGCGGTCTGCTGAAACCCGGCGAGGCGGTGCCGTCTACACGCGCCCTCTCCGCCAAACTGGGTGTCAATCCGATGACCATCAGCAAGGCGTTCGGTCTTCTGGAAGAAGCCGGCGTGCTGGAACGACGCCCCGGACGCCCCCATGTCGTACCGGAGCGACAGGGCAAGGCCGTCCGCGAAACGCGCGTCGATCAACTCGAGCACGCGCTGCGCCCGGTGGTGACCAAGACCCGACAGTTAAGCCTCGACCCGGACACGGCGGTGACGGTGTTCCGCCGGTTGCTCGAGGACCAACAGGATGACGAGAGGTGA
- a CDS encoding ribonuclease HI, with product MYTSRCESGDHVRPRLNHIKERYKTMPSFECQVCGETFNVPQAAMDKYPGWTPKFCREHSPRKTAASADTATAPKRSRSASREENLPVAEVLAKYTDGPTTGVFTDGGSHPNPGPGGWGMVWVADGEILEQAHGHDPQTTNNRMELTALIAAFKALPEDAETVIYTDSRLCVDTITKWAPGWERKGWKRKGDPLKNLDLVKELLALYRKHPDCKLEWIAAHTGYRWNEYADSLASAWRRDEL from the coding sequence GTGTACACGAGTCGCTGCGAGTCGGGAGACCACGTTCGACCTCGCCTGAACCACATCAAGGAACGTTACAAGACCATGCCCAGTTTCGAGTGTCAGGTGTGCGGCGAGACGTTCAACGTGCCCCAGGCCGCAATGGATAAGTACCCGGGCTGGACGCCCAAGTTTTGTCGCGAGCACTCGCCCCGCAAGACAGCGGCGAGCGCAGATACTGCGACGGCCCCGAAGCGTTCAAGAAGCGCGAGCCGTGAAGAGAATCTTCCCGTCGCGGAGGTCCTCGCCAAATATACCGACGGGCCGACGACCGGCGTCTTTACCGATGGTGGTTCGCACCCCAACCCGGGGCCGGGCGGCTGGGGGATGGTCTGGGTTGCGGACGGAGAGATCCTCGAGCAGGCCCACGGCCACGACCCACAGACGACGAACAATCGCATGGAACTGACCGCGCTGATCGCCGCGTTCAAGGCCCTACCGGAAGATGCGGAGACGGTGATCTATACCGACAGCCGATTATGCGTAGACACGATCACCAAGTGGGCGCCCGGCTGGGAGCGCAAGGGTTGGAAGCGCAAGGGTGATCCGCTGAAGAACCTCGACCTCGTTAAGGAGTTGCTTGCCCTCTACCGCAAGCACCCGGACTGTAAGCTTGAGTGGATTGCCGCGCACACCGGCTACCGCTGGAACGAGTATGCGGACAGTCTGGCCAGCGCATGGCGGCGTGACGAGCTCTGA
- a CDS encoding phosphatase PAP2 family protein, with amino-acid sequence MTAPQSRSVTWAMVKEMLTRRYRVPLPMMLLVCLVPFYIFIPEFLTGRTFYVPELALDRILPVQPMWMLAYGPLYWFLIFLPVLVVRQDALLRRAVFAYLLVWIVSYIFFVVYPTTASRPVEINGTGFGAWSLGLIYAVDPPHNCFPSLHVAHSYVSALVLLRVNRRVGIAALLAASLVGLSAVLVKQHYVIDVIAGALLAGIAYAMFLRGGSCPVAGESDRRVAPVIAVGLFATFYGLVAIAWLLHGWALG; translated from the coding sequence GTGACTGCCCCTCAGTCGCGGTCCGTCACGTGGGCGATGGTCAAAGAGATGTTGACCCGGCGCTATCGGGTCCCGCTCCCCATGATGCTGCTGGTCTGCCTGGTCCCGTTCTATATCTTCATCCCGGAGTTCCTCACCGGTCGCACGTTCTACGTGCCCGAGTTGGCCCTGGACCGAATCCTCCCCGTGCAGCCGATGTGGATGCTGGCCTACGGACCGCTGTACTGGTTCCTCATCTTCTTGCCTGTCCTCGTCGTGCGCCAGGATGCTCTGCTGCGTCGCGCCGTGTTTGCCTACTTGCTGGTATGGATCGTCTCCTACATCTTCTTTGTGGTCTACCCGACCACGGCCTCGCGTCCGGTCGAGATTAACGGCACGGGATTCGGCGCCTGGAGTCTCGGCCTCATCTACGCGGTCGACCCGCCGCACAACTGCTTCCCGTCACTTCACGTCGCGCACTCGTACGTGTCCGCACTGGTCTTGCTCAGGGTCAACCGCCGGGTCGGGATCGCCGCGCTGCTCGCCGCCTCCCTGGTCGGGCTCTCCGCGGTCCTGGTCAAGCAGCACTACGTCATCGATGTGATCGCTGGGGCGCTCCTGGCGGGTATCGCCTACGCGATGTTCCTGCGCGGCGGCTCCTGTCCGGTAGCGGGGGAGTCGGATCGTCGAGTCGCGCCAGTCATCGCCGTGGGGCTTTTCGCGACCTTCTATGGGCTGGTTGCCATCGCCTGGCTGCTCCACGGGTGGGCGCTCGGTTAG
- a CDS encoding serine protease gives MWLLLISALACAAPDGVGEVQEPPPADGYGAWAAEDPGDWPRIAMVNRIRYSDSDHPMAGSAFLVQNGDEIVAVTAKHVLRYFKSEAMDSASFRGTLVSWEMFLKDAPTEATVIGALINEDADESLDNIRTARDWLLFTVRNPSDNVTPLRLRTTPLVAGEPVAVVGWRYTDEGPQHVYRGKYVRSEKGSVLIDVRELTDNTMPGLSGAPVIDARGYVIGMMSSKSGKLQRLASVDYAKRVLEQDARPEPVAVLEE, from the coding sequence TTGTGGCTGCTTTTGATCAGCGCGCTGGCCTGCGCCGCCCCCGATGGGGTTGGTGAGGTCCAGGAGCCGCCCCCGGCCGACGGCTACGGGGCCTGGGCCGCGGAGGATCCGGGCGACTGGCCACGAATCGCCATGGTCAATCGAATCCGCTATTCGGATTCGGACCACCCCATGGCCGGGTCCGCGTTCCTGGTGCAGAACGGCGATGAGATCGTCGCCGTCACCGCCAAGCACGTGCTGCGTTACTTCAAGTCGGAGGCGATGGACTCGGCTTCGTTCCGTGGGACCCTCGTGAGTTGGGAGATGTTCCTCAAGGATGCGCCGACCGAGGCCACGGTCATCGGCGCACTGATCAACGAGGATGCGGACGAGTCCCTGGACAACATCCGCACCGCGCGGGACTGGCTACTCTTCACCGTCCGGAACCCCTCTGACAATGTGACGCCGCTACGACTTCGAACCACACCACTGGTCGCCGGCGAACCGGTCGCGGTCGTCGGCTGGCGTTACACCGATGAAGGTCCGCAGCACGTCTATCGAGGCAAGTACGTTCGATCCGAGAAGGGTTCCGTTCTGATTGACGTCCGGGAGCTCACCGACAACACGATGCCCGGCCTGAGCGGTGCCCCCGTCATCGACGCCCGCGGTTATGTCATCGGGATGATGTCGTCCAAGTCCGGCAAGCTTCAGCGACTGGCGTCGGTCGACTATGCGAAACGCGTGCTGGAGCAGGACGCGCGTCCGGAACCCGTTGCCGTCCTCGAGGAGTGA
- a CDS encoding group 1 truncated hemoglobin, producing MKQDFRWIGLLVLVALVGCGGDPAQEEAVAEEMVDHATDVVETVVVDPAVLQMQADCAAAADAMAVRQTEASLYDRLGGRDAIFTVVTDVVARHRVNEPIMHLMEGVDDARLISQVTDFLSQASGGDVEYHGMNMVDAHAHMNLTDEHFLAAGGDVQAAMEAAGVGADEIQEMMCMFASLHGDVVRG from the coding sequence ATGAAACAAGATTTTCGCTGGATTGGTTTGTTGGTTTTAGTGGCGCTCGTAGGCTGTGGCGGGGACCCCGCGCAAGAAGAGGCCGTCGCCGAGGAGATGGTTGACCACGCCACTGACGTGGTCGAGACGGTGGTCGTCGATCCGGCCGTGTTGCAGATGCAGGCCGACTGCGCCGCCGCGGCGGACGCGATGGCGGTACGCCAGACTGAGGCAAGCCTCTATGACCGTCTCGGCGGACGCGACGCCATCTTCACCGTCGTGACCGACGTGGTTGCGCGACATCGTGTAAACGAGCCGATCATGCACCTGATGGAAGGCGTCGACGACGCTCGCCTGATCTCGCAGGTCACGGACTTCCTCTCGCAGGCGTCTGGTGGCGACGTGGAGTACCACGGCATGAACATGGTCGATGCCCATGCGCACATGAATCTCACCGACGAGCATTTCCTGGCGGCGGGTGGTGACGTGCAGGCGGCGATGGAAGCGGCCGGCGTCGGCGCAGACGAGATCCAGGAAATGATGTGCATGTTCGCCTCGCTGCACGGGGATGTGGTTCGGGGCTAG